The Streptomyces sp. DH-12 genome has a window encoding:
- a CDS encoding response regulator transcription factor has protein sequence MSGDATAPTGPGSGPESVVEGRLLVVDDEPAILDTLSRFLRFVGYDVRTAATAHDALAAARDFLPELILLDVMLPDGDGFEVMHRLRQDGLPQAVVFLTARDTRKDLVRGLTSGGDDYITKPFGLDEVAARIQAVLRRTRPRAGTDPVLRVEDLELDSATYTVHRAGTAIDLSPTEFRLLRYLMLHRGRVVPRAQLLDHVWSYDFNGDDTVVATYISYLRRKIDSLGPALIHTQRGVGYSIREPR, from the coding sequence ATGTCAGGCGATGCCACAGCACCCACCGGCCCCGGCTCCGGCCCCGAATCGGTAGTCGAGGGACGGCTGCTCGTGGTCGACGACGAACCGGCGATCCTCGACACGCTCAGCCGGTTCCTGCGCTTCGTCGGCTACGACGTACGCACCGCCGCGACCGCTCACGATGCCCTCGCCGCCGCGCGGGATTTCCTTCCCGAGCTGATCCTGCTGGACGTGATGCTGCCCGACGGAGACGGCTTCGAGGTCATGCACCGGCTGCGCCAGGACGGACTGCCGCAGGCCGTGGTCTTCCTCACCGCCCGTGACACACGCAAGGACCTGGTCCGCGGCCTGACATCGGGAGGCGACGACTACATCACCAAGCCCTTCGGCCTGGACGAGGTCGCCGCCCGTATCCAAGCCGTACTGCGCCGCACCCGCCCCCGGGCCGGCACCGACCCGGTCCTGCGCGTCGAGGACCTGGAACTCGACTCCGCCACCTACACCGTCCACCGGGCCGGCACCGCCATCGACCTGTCACCGACCGAGTTCCGCCTGCTGCGCTACCTCATGCTGCACCGCGGGCGCGTCGTCCCCCGCGCCCAGCTGCTCGACCACGTGTGGTCCTACGACTTCAACGGCGACGACACCGTCGTCGCCACGTACATCAGCTACCTGCGCCGCAAGATCGACAGTCTCGGCCCCGCCCTGATCCACACCC